The sequence below is a genomic window from Saccopteryx leptura isolate mSacLep1 chromosome 3, mSacLep1_pri_phased_curated, whole genome shotgun sequence.
TGATACACACCCAAGTGTCACCCCCGGAGTTACCCTTGGGACTAGAATCAACACAGGGGGAGATGGGAGGTCACGTTTTCATCACATTGATTCTTATCTATTAGTAATgtctgaatttttaaagaatagtttccttctggccctggctggttagctcagtcaggtaagagcattgtccccaaaacgacaaggttgtgggttcgatccccagtcagggcacacacaggaagcaaccaatgaatgcacaactgcgtggaacaacaaatgaatgcttcctttcccactcccttttctctcccttcctctctctgtctctctaaaaatcaatcaatcaattaaataagttaagccctggccagatagctcagttcgttagagtattgtcccagaGCACGGAAGTTgttggttcgattccccagtcagggcacatacaggaacagattgatgttcctgtctctctctccctgcctctttctcaagaaaaaaaaaatagttttcttctataattaaaaataattttttgaacatGCATCAACTAATAGCATGGCCTTTGAGAACAGGgagacttgggttcaaatcctgggaGCTCTCTCTGGAGCCTCACATTGGCTCCCATGGATGTCTGCCTCACCAGGTAGTCGAGGGATCAGACGGATGATGGTGTATTTAGAACAGCCAGCACGGACTCACCATCAGTGCCAATACTTTGCACAAGTGAACTCCCTCTTCTAAACCAGGAAACCAAAAAAACtggagtcaaaaaaaaaaaaaaagaaaaaacctggaGTCAAAAGGCCTAGGTTCTGGTCTGGCCTCTTCCACCTGGAGCAAGCCCCACTGCTTCCCCCCAGTCTCGGTCtcctcctctgcaaaatgggCCCAGCTTGAGTGAATACTCCGGGTGATGATATGTCTGCAAAGTCCCGGCCTGCAGCCAAACCCAGCATCCCTCTCACAGCATGGCATAACCTCCCTCTAACATTTCTGGAACCTGTGGCCTGTGGGCCAAAGTCACCCTCTGTCAGATTTGTCTGGCCTGCAGGGTGCTTATAGAAACACAGTTTGAATCTATGCCTAAAATGTTAAAGCAAGATCTCACAGGAAAACTTCTGAATTGTGGCTTTTGTGGAAAATATCAGCCCACCTGGCCACTCTGGGCAGGAGTGAGCCTGAGGGGAGAAGGACTGAAACTCAGCACAGGCCCTCCCAAAATTGCTCCCAGGAATTTGCACAGGTGACACCAAAATACCATGGAATAAAAACCATGACAGGTAATGTTTAGGAGTAACAGTGTCAGCATGGTACTAAACACTTCAGTCACTGAAGAAACATTAACATAGAACTTCCTGCctagtgccagacactgtgctttaCCAATCTTAATCCTTCATTAAAACCTCTGAAGTAGGAAATGattatgtccattttacagacaaagaaactgaggcacagcaaaactgacttgcccaaagtcccaGGCTGCTAAGTGGGCTTCAAAACCTGCTCTCTGGTTCTAGAGTCCATGTGTTTAACCACTAGGTGATGCTGTATAATATCTATAAATCCTCATGTGACCTGGTCTCAACTctataaataaggaaaatgaggcacagagaggtcaagtcacatgcccaaggtcacactaaTGGAAAGTTGCAgaactgggattcaaatccaagtagcctggctccagagccccCTGTTCCCAATTCCTGAGCTGTTCAGGAGGCCGTTGACCTTGGCTGAGTCATTCAGActccctaagcctcagtttccttttctgtaaaatgaggctgCTGTGGAAAGTAATGGGTTAGTGCGCACGAAATACTTAGAGCCGCGTTGGTACGCAATAATATCACCTCATTCCAGAGCCCATGTGCTGAGATCCTAAAGGAAGGACATTTGAGCACATTTTGCAGAAGGAAGCCTTTGAGAGGTTCCATTCAATAGCTGTTCTGCCACAACCCACCCCTCACTATAAGGATCCCCACCAGTAACGTACCTCTAGAGGGGTAAAGTCATGGTTGACCAGGAATGCCAGGATAGCCGTGGGGACAACAAGAAACTCCACCCGGAACGTGTCGTGGTTCCCATCGTAAGTGGCTTTAAACTTGCTGTAAATCATCCAGACTGTGGTAAAGGAGCAGGCAATATAGAccacctgtgggggtgggggtgagaggaggGCACTTCAGGAAGCAGCATGGGGCTCAATCCCAGAAGTCTGGAACCCCACCCCTTCTGCCTCAGACCCAGGAATCTCTGCCCCTGCCAACTCTTCCCTCAGACCCAGAAGTAGGACCCTCCCCCACAGGAGGGCGCAGCAGGTGGGGTAGAGTCTTACCTTCATGCATGTGTTGTAGAGGGAGATGTAGTTGGTGAAAAGGTCCAGGTAGCGGGCAGTGAACACCACAGCAAAGAGGACCTGGCTCTTCCCTGAAATCCCTGCGGTgcagagagagtgaggggaggctgggagtgGGCTGCACGGGGAATAAACCAAGCCCAGCACCTGGGATGAGCCTAGAAGCAGCTCTGGAGTGCAGCTGTCCCTGGAGGCCTCCCCAGGGACAGCTGGCTCTGCCTGAGCACGGCCCTTTCCCACGGCCCACAGCCAGGGGGCAGCCCGGTTCCAGAGCTACTCCAGCCCGAGGCTCTGTCCCAGCCTAGGCCTCATGGCCACCCCCGACCCCCTCAGAGTCCTCCAAAGTCCAGACTCCAGGTGGTGCTTCGGAAAAGCCCCACTTGACCTCAGCGCCTCCAGAACCGGTCGCCTCCCTCCCGCTCTCTTCCTGACCGCCACGGTCCACGTCACCAACTCCCAGCCGCCTCCCTGCCTGCTACGGCTCCCTGTTCTGCCCCGGAACCCGGGGCCGCCCGCAGTGGGGCTGGGGAGACTGGATTGAGTGCCTGGAGCCATCCCCACCAAACTGTTTGCACCCCGGGTCTGGTGAAGGGAGCTGACCCCCCAGTGACCCCGGACCTGGAAGGGGGGGAATCCCCAGCAAGCGGTAGGGGGAGGAACCTGTCCCCCTAGTGCCTCCAAACCCTTCCCCGAATCCTGGAATGTCCCCGCCGCTCGCCCCCTTCTCCTGCTCCCGTGGGCGTCTCACCGGCACACGAGCGGGACTTCCAGATTTTGAGCAGTAGCAAAATGATGGCTAGGAGGTGGGAGAGGTCTCCCAGGAATCGGAAGAGATTCATGGTTGGGGGGGGTCTGGCAGGGCTGGAGGGAGGTAGGCTGTTAGGGGGCTGCCCAGGCTGCTGTTCTGGCCAGGCGGCCGGGCTGGAGGACGGGAAGGGGCCCTCGGGTGGGCTCCGCTCCTGGGAGGGGTGTCTGGGAGGGGAAGTCGAGGCGGGAGCTGGTGGCGGAGCCGGAGCTGGGATGAGGGAGAAGGGCGGCAGGGGGCGGCGTCCAGGAAGGGAGGCCCCGCCCCGGAGAGCGGAGTCCAGGCTCTTTGGCGCCCCCTACCCTGCACCAACCGGCTTGCAGAGTCGGCACTGGGTGCACCCCCAAAGCCGACTCCTAGAAATTTGCGGGTTCGCTAAGATCTGAAACTCCCAAATCTGGCACCTGCTCCCCTAGGCAGTCTGTGCCCAGCCTCTGCCTTTGACAGCAATTAGCGAGGCTTGCCTCTGAGCTTTAAAAAATCCTAGACAGGTTCCCAGTGGCTGGCTTTTCATGGGCCTCGAGCTCTAATGCACCCAAAGGACAAGAAAACAGCCCCCAGCGCCTCCCTCAGACCCAAGAGTCTGGGACCCCAGCCACCTCCCAGAAAACGGGAGCCCAAGACCCCAGCCTCCTCCCTTCCCGGGAAGCAGGTGTCCAGGCTCTGGGCAGTCTCCTGCCTCAGGACCCAGGAGTCTAgaacccctctctcctcttcccctagGAATAGGGAGTCTAAGTGGCAGCCCCTTTCCTCCCCAGGACCCAGAATTACAGAACTCAACCCTAATCTTCCCCTAGGACCCAGGAGTCAAGGCCCCCAGCCCCCCTGCCTTAGGGTTCCACCTCAACCATCTTGTGTTTCAAGCATCCTAGACCCAGGAATCTAGGGAcacattccttcctccctctgagACCCACAAATTCAGGCTCCAGTCTCTCCTTTTTCAAGAAGATAAGCTTTCACCCTGCTTCCCTAGACCAGGAGTCAGCAGTCCACAGCCCTGGCATCAGCCCCAACTCCAGAATTGCCCCTCTCAGGTccatgcgcgcgcgcacgcgcacacacacacacacacacacacacacacgtgcgcgcgcgcacacacacacacacacacacacacgctcctgGCCTCTGTCCTTAGAAGCCCAGGTGTTCTGTGCCCACTCCACCCCAACACTTTATAGAGGGGTGGGAGCTGGGCGCTGGCCTTAAGggacctgcaagggccgggctgtgTCTACTAGGGGCAGATGCAGCTTTCCCTGGATGTCTGAGCACCCACAGGTGATGTAGGCCGAGGCCCATCAATAAAAAAGGGTTACAGAGGTATGGTTTCCTCAGAGAAATGGATAGTTGTCCATGAGCCTTGGACTAGTGGCCGCCTGAGGGTGGTTTGTGCTAGGGGATTGGGTTGTCTGAGTGCTTAAAGGGGACTCAGGCCTGGAGGAGGGGATCTGAATTACTGGGTACTATTAGAGAAGGGAGTCAGGGGCCTggactcctgggtctgagggaggaggggcagggtgggcaggggctgGTCTCCCTGtcctgggaggggaaggagaatggGAGCCTGGGCTTCTGGGCCTGAGGAAAGAAGGAGCCAGTCACCTGGAGTCGTAGGTCTTGAGTCCCAGGTCTGAGCAAGGGGGCTGGAGGCCTGGACTTTTGAGCCCCAGGGAAGCAGGGGTTTGGGGACTTGAATTTCTGGgtctgagagagaagggggctggAAGCCTAGACTCCTGGCTTCATGGAGACCTAGTTTGCAGTCCTGGCCTTCTGAATCAATAGAAGCCAAAAGCTGGGTCCTCGCATATTGGGGACCAAAGTCGGGGAATGGCCTCCTGCTTCTCAAGCCTCaaagtggggagggggcagagggcagcAGCTCCTAGGCCCTGAGGTCCAGATCTGAATCTGATGTCTCAATGCCAGATTCTGAGTCCATACCTGCCCCCCTCCCTTTTAATTTGCAGCCCCTCACTCTCGTCTCAGGAGGAAGGCGGAGGCTGGGAGCCAGGTGGGGGGcggcccccgcccccagccctggcaGGAGGAGGGGTCCCCAGGGAGGCCAGAGGGGGGCTGTGGATCTCCCGGCAGGGGCGGACGGGGACTGAATGTTAATCGCAACCCgagtgagtgtgcgtgtgtgagaACAGAGCGAGTGTGCGAGTCCCTCCCGCCCCGGCTCCTCCAAGCCGCGGCCGCTGCCGCCACCCTCCGCCTGCAGCCTCCCTCGGCCACCAGTGCCCAGCTGGGGGGTGTTGGCCTGGGTGGGTCCGCCTGGCCCCCAGGGGTCTCTCGTGCATCTGCCATCTGCCCGGTAAGGATCCGTTGATCCGAGTGTCTGGGGCTGGGCTGGTGGAGGGGGGGGTGTGTCTGTAAGGGCTGCGGCGGCGAAGGAGGGAGGGTCTGTCTATCGGTACCGACCGTGAGCCGCCTGCCTCGGTGTCGTGGGCCCCCATTTTCCTCCCGCCAGCCCCCAAACCCGAATGGATGGCGTGTACCTGGGTTCTGTGCTTCCTGCCTGCGTCCGGCTGGGCGTCTGGCGTCCCTGGCTGCCTGTTTGTCCTCCTGTCTGTCGCACAGCCCCTGACGGCAGTGGCAGCCCGGCCCCCATCAgacccctgtgtgtgtgtgtgtgtgtgtgtgtgtgtgcgcgcgcacgcgtgtgagtgtgtgtgtgtgtgtgtgtgcgcgcgtgtctCCCTCCTTAAGCTCTGGGGGTGTTGAAGGGAATCCCAGGGAAGTGAGgttgtgcgtgtgtatgtgtgtatttctgCCTGGGTTTCAGAGTGGGGGCGTCCAGGGGGGATCTGGAGGTGGCCAAGCGAAGAAGGGGCAAGCAGGTCCCAGACAGGCGGTCTACCGCCCcttacacaaatacacacaccaGCCACTAGCTTCAGAGGTGacccagacagacagacggacacaGACGCTGGTTGGGGGGGCGCTGAGGGCACAAAGAGGGGTGCGAATGAGCCAAGGAGAGGCGGGACTGGACACATGGACGGGGGGAGGAGCCGGGGCTGAAACAGCAGAGGGGGGCACCGCGGGTGGGCGGAGGGGGATCCCCAAGGGGTCGGGGCGGTGAGAGGACACCCCGACAGCCTCTGCAATGTCCGGGGCCCAACTTCCAGCGCAACATGTGTAGCGGCGTCCTCGCCTAGTCGGGGTGGCCGCAACCTTGGGGGACAGAAAGAGCAGGACGGACCAAAGAAGAGGGAGAGCCGGAGAAAGGGACCAGCAGGAGGTCCCCACCGCTGCTGCCGCCCCGCCGCCGCCACCCCAGGGCCTGGCCCCCTGGCGGCTCCCTGAGCCCTCGGCAGAATCTTCGGGTCGCTGGACTCCGGGTTCCGGTCCTAGCCCCCCCGCAATCCCCCCACAGAACAGGGTCATGAAAAGGTAGGTCCGGGGTAGggatgcaggggtggggtggggacgtGGACCCCAGATCTACAACAgggaaagttggccctgggcctcagggaaggaggggggttgaACAGTGAGCAGGGTCTTTGCCCCCCCTCCAGATTCCTTGTCTCCTGGggactctcctctcccctctctccctctctgagtcCCTTTCTCCTGGGTCTCTACACCTCAGACTTCCTAACCCCCTATTTCCCTGACACTTTGctccctctccccaaccccaccTACCTGATCCCCCATATGTCTATCCCCCATCTCTCCATCTCACCTCCCCTCTGTACCCCCCCTTCCTGCACCCCTCGCTggcccatccctctccctctctcctctcgctCTGCCCTCCCTTCTCAGAGCTATGAGTCTGCTATTAATACCCCTGCCAAGGACCTTGAGGGCATCCAGGCCCCAGCACCCCTTACCCCAAGCTACTGCCCCTTCCTCAAGGTTCTGGAATACCCTTCCAGCCTCTTCTGGGCACCAGGATTAGGGTGGGGAGAGAATGGTGTTGTAgggggggacaggacaggacgCTGTCTGCAGCAcgacgcgggggggggggggcgggctgtTGATCAAAGTAGCCTCTCGTTTCTTCTGTGATGGATTGGGGAGGAGTGATGGAGATGGGGGCGCCCCAGGAATCTCTGGCACCCTTCTCCTCCCCAGCTAGGGGACAGGCTGTGCTGTGTACAGGACCAGAGTCAGGCAACTGGGGAGACTGGAGCCGAGGGGGTGCCCAGTGTGTTGGGAACTGATGGGGTTTGAGACAAAAGGCAGGTCTTTAAGGGAGGAGAGGGCTATCAGCCTGGACTCCTGGTTCCTGGGCAGAGAGGAGGCTGGGCACCCAAATTCCTGAGTCTAGAGGCAGGAGGGAGCTGGAACTCCTGGGTCCTGGGTGAGGAGGGAGCCAAGAGCCTGGACTTCTGAGTCTATTGGAGAAGTTGGAGGGTAGGGTTTGTGTTTGACGGAGGGGACGCTGGGGCTCAGTCTCCTGAGTCCCTGATAGGGCAGGAACAGGACTCTCTCTGgccccatgggggtgggggtgggatctGAGACTCAGGAGGTGGAGAGTGGGGGCCTGGACAACGTAATCCCTGAGGGTGCAGGTTCTGGGGGTTGGGCCTGTGGAGTCCCCCGGAGGCTGGAGATGCTGTTTCTCATTCCCCAGGATGGGAGACTGCCCTCAGAATCCCTCATGGGAGAGGGCTGTGCATCCAAGACGGGTGGGGCTGGAGCTGCCCTCCTGAGCCACAGCAGGGAGCAGGACCCTGGGGTCCCcaagggcagaggccagggaggggtgggtgtgaggggcagaggaggggctgaGGAGTGAGAAGCCACCAGGAATGGAGGATAGCGAGTGTTAACCCTGCCAGGGCCAGGCCACAGCTGTGGGTTATTTTGGGGCAGAGGGGGGCTATTCTGAGAACTGATTGAGCCAGCTGCtaggggaagggcagaggagaggagggacaTGGGGAGCTAGGATTTGGGAGGGACAGGCATTCTAGGAGCCCCCACCTCC
It includes:
- the KDELR1 gene encoding ER lumen protein-retaining receptor 1 translates to MNLFRFLGDLSHLLAIILLLLKIWKSRSCAGISGKSQVLFAVVFTARYLDLFTNYISLYNTCMKVVYIACSFTTVWMIYSKFKATYDGNHDTFRVEFLVVPTAILAFLVNHDFTPLEILWTFSIYLESVAILPQLFMVSKTGEAETITSHYLFALGVYRTLYLFNWIWRYHFEGFFDLIAIVAGLVQTVLYCDFFYLYITKVLKGKKLSLPA